From Penicillium psychrofluorescens genome assembly, chromosome: 1, one genomic window encodes:
- a CDS encoding uncharacterized protein (ID:PFLUO_000660-T1.cds;~source:funannotate): MQHVPESRQQTFEEIYGPPENFLEIEVLNPQTHGTSRNMYTSYEIVCKTNIPAFKLKHSIVRRRYSDFEYFRDILERESTRVTIPPLPGKVFTNRFSDDVIEHRREGLQRFLQIVAGHPLLQTGSKVLASFIQDPNWDRNAW, from the exons ATGCAGCACGTCCCGGAGTCCCGCCAGCAGACCTTTGAGGAGATCTACGGGCCCCCGGAGAATTTCCTCGAGATAGAA GTCCTCAACCCGCAAACACACGGCACATCACGCAACATGTACACCTCCTACGAGATTGTCTGCAAAACCAACATCCCAGCCTTCAAGCTGAAGCATTCCATCGTGCGCCGCCGCTACTCGGACTTTGAGTACTTCCGCGACATCCTGGAGCGCGAGAGCACGCGCGTCACCATCCCGCCGCTGCCAGGGAAGGTGTTTACCAATCGGTTCAGCGACGATGTCATCGAGCACCGCCGGGAGGGGTTGCAGCGCTTCTTGCAGATTGTTGCGGGACACCCGCTTTTGCAGACGGGGAGTAAGGTTTTGGCGAGCTTCATACAGG